ttaaatttttaatgggTAAAAGATAAAAGTGTGGAACAAATAAGATGACATAAAATTTTGGGCAATGTTTATTTCACAATTCAgtgttcacacacacacacacacacacacagcacaACCAGTTTGGGAAAACCAAAAAGCAGTTTGAGAAAACAAAGTTGAAAACATTCTGAGGCCGTTCTACAAGTTCGACACGATGCAAGTGTAATACCAGGTGGCTAAATAGGCACACTAACACCTGTCAGTTGCTACGTGCAACGTGTACAGCTCCTGTGCTTTACCgctaacccccccccccccccccgccccaATGAAATCGCATTCTCTTTAAACCGCATCTGATATCTTTATTACCAAAACTCCATTGACGAATTCAGAAatctaagaaaaaaacaagatgATGAATCTTTTAGCCTTGTGTCTCGTTGTTACATCACTAGTATCAGCAGGAGTCTGGTCTCCAACTCCTCCAAGCCCAGCGGAGGAGGATGTTATAGTTAAAGATGGGCATAGAGTGATTGTTGTTGAGTATGATCAAGGTGATCATCCCAACACAAAAGTCTCTATCTCACCAGAacaacaacaccaacaccaTGAAACACCACCAAATCCCATggagaagatcaaagaagcctCCTCTGTCCTTCCAAATCTTGGTCAAGGCCTTTCACAACCATCAGAAAAAGCCACTACTACTCCTAAGGAACTCATATGTGATGCCTTTGGTAAATGCAAGCACAGGATTGCAAGCGCAATGGGTAAGGCTAAAGATAAGGTCTCGGAGACGGCACACGAAGCGACTGACAAGACAAAGGAAACCACACATGGGGCCATTGCCAAGGAAAAAGGGATGGCACATGAGATGGGAGACGCTGTAGGCGATGCTTTAGGTAAAGCGAAAGAAACAGCATCGAAGAAAGCTCGCGAGGTTGAAGAAGGCGCTAAAGAGCGAGCCGAGGATGTGATGGAAAAGGCGAAGGCAGTGAAGGACAAGGGAAAGACAATTGGGAAGGATATAGCGAGGGATGTATCAGATAAAGTGGAGATGGCAAAGGAAGATGTGGTGGAGAAAGCCAAAGAAACCAAAGACAAAGTCAAGAGTGGTGCGGACAAGttaaagagagagagccaaAAGGAAGTTGGTGGGGCAATTCGGCGAGCACAAGAGGTTGGGCATGGTGCTTTGAATTTTGCAACGTCACCGGCTTTGATGGGGGTGATGAACTTGTTGGGTTTGGCCACTGCTTATGGGATGTGCGTGTGGGTGACTTTCATATCGAGTTATGTATTGGCGGAGGCGATTCCGAGGCAGCAGTTTGGGATGGTGCAGAGCAAGATATATCCTGTGTATTTCAGGGCCATGGCTGGTTGCATTGGGTTGGCTTTGTTGGGGCACTTGTTGGGCAATAGGCACAGATTGTTCTCAAACAAGGTTGAAATGCTTCAGACCTACAATTTGTTGGCTTCGCTATTTATGGTTTTCGTCAATTCTATTTACTTGGAGCCACGAGCCACTAAGGTAACTCGcattctctatttctctttcttcgcAATGCTGTGTATTATGATAAACTAATTCAATCATTCATTTATCGATTACTCCCCGTCTTTCTTTAGATATTGGCCATAGATGGTCAACAATTGCATCATATTTctctgtttaggctttcttgGCTATGTGGTCTCATTCTTTTTGTGGCATGTGAATTCGGTCACCATAATTCCAAGATAATTCCAAGGCACAAAGGAGTCTATAGCGACGCTACGGGCCCTTTGTTTATAAAGACTATAAGACTGGGTTTATGCGCAAAACACAATGATAAAAGTTTCTTTGTTGTGCAAAAGATATCAAACAACTTCTATGAAATAATCATGGGTCTCAGCCCAAGGTCTTTTAAACTAGATAACcttttattcagaaaaaaaaaagaaaagaaaaaaaagaaagctttttatgaaataatcttttcttttttaacaaatttagtTTGGAGAAAACCCTTCAGACTtatcatatatgatatatttttaagtgtgaattttgaaaatttaactgttgaattttatgttctttatgttcttaacatacctatcaaattttgttcaaatcaaattttatttactatttaatcaatgaacttattttttatacacaattttaaattataaaaatttaaaattttaatatttgtttaattacatatttttcatttatttataaataataaatgttactgtttttcaacttaaaaaatatttataaataataaaaaataatttacaactTGTTTGAAATGATATATATTGAGATAATAGATATCACTTTGGATTCCCATTCATAAAACTTGTGTTGTGTCACTAGATGGAAGTTTGGATGGGATGCACATTGAATCATATGTCAGTCTGTGCCTGCAACTCCACGTGCGTCTTATCACTTATCCATAAATTCCCATGTCTTCGCTTCATCACCTAGAAGGCTAGAACTAATTGATATGGCTGGAAAATAAGTTGAGCTGTTTATCTCGATTTTGGGAAAAACTTGTTTGTGTAGGCTTATTTAGCAAATAAATTAGACTATAATCTAAGTATGGGCTTTGTTATTTATGAGTTAAATCCAAGGGagctacattaaaaaaaaattaacatgttttcctaaaaaaaaaaaaaaatgtttggtttattgTGCTTGTTATATTTGTTCttcatatatattaatttgcaaatgaaatttaattaaattttaacaaaataatattcttaaccataatttagttattaataTTTAGCTTACATATTTTAAGGGGtaaaaaatcttaataatttttattttaatttatattaggAAAggataaattaatgaaatagcTAGTGTACAAATTTGAACTTGTTCAACAGGATAAATCAACTATATGAACAAGCTTGAATATATAACCTATTTTGATTATGGGCTTGAGGTCAACTTGtgtttgacattaaaaaaaaaaaaaattgtcatctcCTATTTCCcctggttttttatttaaaaaaaattaaaatttttaaaaatacgttGTAGAGGAGAACCCCAACTTGGACTATCTTGGATTGCAAATGTTACTGTCTGGAGTATATTATGTCCTTTGCTAGCTTCATTACTTTCATGTAatattagtgtgtgtgtgtgtgtaaagctTTCGTTGTCCAAGAAAGAATTATACTAGCTGGGAAGTTAAATTGTGTGAAGGCATCGGATCATTTGAGTTTAAGGTTTTGGAGATTAGTCAAGCTTTCAAAATAAATACACAATGGTTTATGGACATATGAATTGTTATTGATACATGGTGACTTGAATTTCCATTGATTGTGTGTGCATTACAGGTGATGTTTGAGAGGATGAAGCTGCAGAAGGAggaaggaagaggaagagaggaattAACTGCTGAACCTAGACAGGTCTCTGAGTCTTCGCAGCCAGTAGCTGCTGAGCCTGGAGCTTCAACTAAAACTAGCACAACTGCTCCTGCAGAGTCCTCACCGGCGGCCTTAGAGCACGAAGTGGTCAGGTCTCAGATTGTTAGACTAAATGACAGGCTTAAGAAGCTAAACAGCTACTCTTCTTTCCTCAACATTCTGACTTTAATGGCTCTCAGTTGGAATCTTGTTTACCTCGGCCAGCGTCTTCACTTGACCTGCTAACGGAACTTGCTGTTACATATGCTGCTCTCTCTACTCTAATCTCTTTAGTTTTGTAACATGCTCTCAGATTCGTGAACTCAACTAAACTTTCTTTTTAAGTATTCTGTATGATTTTTTTGTATTGTGGTGTCAAAGTGTAGGttctgcttctttttctttagatatttgTAGTTAGTAGATGATAATGATCTAAGTCATGGCATTAAGTGTTGTGGTATTAATCCGCGTGATAATCTTTTGAATATAGAATTCTGTGTTCTGGTAGTAAAAATTCTCTGTTGTAATAGTTGTTTGTGTCAGTGGTGGATCCATTAATTTATCTACCTTTGAAGAGGCCAAATTAAAATGTGACATATCATATACAGTAgtctaaataaaatcaattcCAAGCTAACGGGCTTCCTTGGAATACTCAGTTCCTCTTTGCTATTTGGGGACTTTGAAAACATAGAAACAGAGTGCCTTTTGAGAACACACCCCTTAATCCCAATCTCCAAATGACTTGCATTCAACAAGCTACAGAATATTTCTTCTGTGTCAGGGAAATCTCATAGATGATAGAACCAAACAGTATACAGCCACCCCAGTGTGCTGGCACAAACCGATGGAGGGAtggttcaaattaaattttgatggtGCGTCATTAGGAAATCCAGGGAAGGCAGGAGGCGCTGGTTCGATCCTTGAATCCCATGGCAACTGGATGAAAGGGTATATGAGGAATATTGGAGTGGCAACCAGCATCATTGCTGAATTTTGGGCATTAAGAGATGACCTCCTTTTGGCATCTCATGGGCATTACCCAACTAGTTGTTGAACTTGATGCTAAAGTTGTTGATCTTGTCCTCTCCAAGAATAACTAGCATTTGAGTGAAAGGGTATATGAGGAATATTAGAGTGGCAACCAGCATCGTTGCTCAATTTTGGGCACTAAGAGATGGCCTCCTTTTGGCATCTCAGTTGGGCATTACCCAATTAGTTGTTGAACTTGATGCTAAATGTTCGTTTTaaaccccttaaaacacaagttatttaacttagttatttagccaagtgattacttagataaattattcaaatctaggttaacacaaacaaatcatatcatgtaaagtagcgtgaaaatataaagaatacacgatatgataacccaggaaaaccaaaccggtaaaaaacatggggaagatttaacctaattatcctcaaggtaaaacaagatccactatgaaagaattgaagttttacaaaaaGACTTAGACCGCTAACATCCTaatgctacctcgagtagaaatcttactaccacgaccacgtgacagctctgagtccacggactacttctttcttagatccaCAGCAACTACAAGTACAcccacttgtgtttttctttaagctcttgaaataGCAATTGAAGAGATCACCAAGTTttcgacatcaatcttgatcttgataaccctaagtatgtataaAGGTAAATACCTTTAGATCTTACAAGAGCTTCACATATACAACATATCAACAACTTCTAAAATGTGACcaggtttttctatttatatgagacataaaacataaaaccctacatgtcaaatgggtttgggctgagttggaaaattctgcagaaaaacaatctgcatgagcttcgatcgattgagccttGCAAAAATTTAATAGTAATTTCCTACAATTatttgattccaactttacacataaacacactttgagcagcctatatcaagactctaagttttgatcatggtttgccaacattacactgtgaagttctaatacatttagatcctaaagtcttagaacctaattCTAAAGTTATTGTTGATCTTTTCCTCTCCAAGAATAACTCTAACAAAGCTTATTCTCCACTTCTTCCAATGAATCAAGGTCAAGCATGTGTACCGAGAAGTGAATAGATGCGTAAACAACCTCACCAAGGTTGCTCCTTATCAACTGATTTTGTTGTGTTAGTCAGTCCTCATTCTGCTGAACTATGTGTTCGTTtggcaaataatatttttgtcaacttattttactattcatttatttttgctactattcatttatttttactactatttatggatCCTATAGTATTTTTTGTTGCTATTCATGggtcttattgtactatttcagctaacttttactttttgctgaaatagtacaatagcATCTGAATCCAAAATAAGCGAgtcccaaacagaccctatgTATAATTTTGGATTCAGATactattgtactatttcagttaacttttacttttatttatagtactttcagcaaaaagtcttcaatttcaacaaaataagcgagCCCCAAACGGACCCTATGTATAATTTTGGATTCAGATGCTATTAGTCTATACTCGTTAAGGCATTTAGTCACAATTCTGCCTACTTTGGCTAGTTAATTTCTAATGCACtatccttttaaccaaaaaaagaaaaagaaaaagaaatagtttaaataaaatcataacaAGGTTAGTCTAGTGGTTCTCAAAACTTCATAGTcataagttcaaaatttttaccAACATCTTGGAGACAAGAAGACTACATATGCTATAATTTCTGAATATATGAGTAAGACTACATATACTATAATACTTAATATGTGTAAGACGAGAAGATTACATATACaataatttcttaatatatGTGAGACGAGAAGACTACACATACTTAAACATTTTCAACAAGAAAATCaagtatttttataaactaataGACAAGACTGCACATACTcataaatattttcaacaagGAAATGAAGTATTCCTAGAAACTAATAGACAACATGGAAATGAAGTATTCTATAAACTATTAGGCATATAACAAAAAGATACTCATAAATATTTTCGACATGGAAATGAAGTATTCCTATAAACTAATAGACATCATGGAAATGAAGTATTCTATAAAAATACAACAAAGATTGTCAAAATCATCACatattctatcttattaaaaattagaaaaaataagatcataagtagtattaaactTAGATAAGAATTTTAACATGCAActaattacatttattttttctaataatttgaaatatatatatatttaaagccaaaatttaaagaaaattcaattagattccaAATTATTTATATCTTAATGacaaaaaaatgtgtttatttttaaatacatttatGCGCATGCATGGAGTTATAAGCTAGTATATTATATAATCGGTTGTCATGTGAtaggaaaaatagaaaaaaaatattttaaggtCATAatcaattttcactttttttttttttttttttatgtgacatctgtggggagtaaaggacccaagcaggcatttgggcctttgggctctagcggGGAGAGCCGAACTGCTCTTGAGCTAaggatttgttagtactgcaaatcggcccatacgccgagggtccgaggatacagccgagggtgagtttctcctcgaacagatccaagagaactcggagattcactacgaaggtcaatgcagaattctggaaagactgttggttaaaagggggaaaccctgaaccttctagatacactggtgttagaaaaataccaagagcaaaggttgccacctccacattaaagactctgcacctacctccctagccacattaatgggaaagtgacccctgaacagtagaacttaaacttctggtcactattcaaagacactaagaaaagaaatatctagagggggtttgagcaacatgtagataaagcatcagaaaaagaagtatttaaggggggtgaaggccaaagaagaaggggcgaagaaaaagaaagaaattaagaattgtaatctttaagaaagaaagagaaataatatggagttagtcctcggcttacgtctgaggaggaCTTTTTGcgattatcatttgttatttacaagtgtttgcacgccaaagcctgttatcaagttctcagtacctttagtctaaatttcaagctcacactctacaaatttcattgttta
This genomic stretch from Castanea sativa cultivar Marrone di Chiusa Pesio chromosome 1, ASM4071231v1 harbors:
- the LOC142637407 gene encoding uncharacterized protein LOC142637407, which gives rise to MMNLLALCLVVTSLVSAGVWSPTPPSPAEEDVIVKDGHRVIVVEYDQGDHPNTKVSISPEQQHQHHETPPNPMEKIKEASSVLPNLGQGLSQPSEKATTTPKELICDAFGKCKHRIASAMGKAKDKVSETAHEATDKTKETTHGAIAKEKGMAHEMGDAVGDALGKAKETASKKAREVEEGAKERAEDVMEKAKAVKDKGKTIGKDIARDVSDKVEMAKEDVVEKAKETKDKVKSGADKLKRESQKEVGGAIRRAQEVGHGALNFATSPALMGVMNLLGLATAYGMCVWVTFISSYVLAEAIPRQQFGMVQSKIYPVYFRAMAGCIGLALLGHLLGNRHRLFSNKVEMLQTYNLLASLFMVFVNSIYLEPRATKVMFERMKLQKEEGRGREELTAEPRQVSESSQPVAAEPGASTKTSTTAPAESSPAALEHEVVRSQIVRLNDRLKKLNSYSSFLNILTLMALSWNLVYLGQRLHLTC